A segment of the Mercurialis annua linkage group LG4, ddMerAnnu1.2, whole genome shotgun sequence genome:
CAGCTACTGTTTATGGCTGGCCAAAAGAGGTTCCTTGTACAGAGGAATTCCCATTGTCAGCTGCAAACCCATATGGACGAACTAAGGTATGTTACTGATATCCATGAGGTGAACACTCTGTTCTAGCCAGATATCAATTAGCTCAGTTCCTTTTGAAAAATGAAGAGAAACTGATGAGTATGATGTCTCAGCTTTTCATTGAAGAGATATGCCGTGATATCTATGGTGCTGATCCTGAATGGAAAATCATATTGCTGAGATACTTCAATCCTGTTGGCGCACACCCCAGCGGACACATTGGTGAGGATCCCCGTGGAATTCCAAACAATCTTATGCCATATGTGCAGCAGGTTGCTGTTGGTAGGAGACCGCATTTGACTGTCTATGGAACTGACTATTCAACCAAGGATGGTACTGGGGTATGTTTCTATTGCTATGATGTTCCTTCTGTTCAATCAACTTACCATGTTTCATGTATTGAGAAATGTCTCCACGACAATATATCTTCCTGTATACTGATGATTTTTTTATCCTTTCAGGTACGTGACTATATTCATGTAGTTGATCTAGCAGATGGCCACATTGCTGCATTGCGTAAACTCTCCGATGCTACAATAGGTACTTGCTGCGATCATGATCATTCTTGCAGTACTTTGTTATAGTTTTTTCATTTTCCGTTGTTACTTTTATCTTATCGACTGCGTGGTTGTTCTGGCTGACGGGTGCTTGGGGTGATTTCTCTGTACTGCAATTTATTTCTTCATATCGAATTGTTGGGTGGTTtcatatgtttggatttggtaGTTGTTGAGGTGTCTAGTTGTGCCTAGTGATAAATTGGTTACCTTAATATCACTTAAACTTTCTTTTGTAATGCAAAGCCTCGAAGCCTCGACATATCACATCTCAACAACATTAGAGTGCTCTGTGAAAGCTCATAATGGTGTCTGCTTTGTGCTACTGTTTTTGTGTTCTTGTAGTTTTTCGGATCTTAAATGGAATTGCGATATGATATAGAGAAAACTTTGATCATGATTCAtgaataatatttcatttttgatCCTTATTCAGTGATATTGGTCTCATGAAAATGTTTTACAGGTTGTGAGGTATACAACTTAGGAACAGGAAAAGGAACATCAGTTTTGGAAATGGTAGCAGCATTTGAAAAGGCATCTGGAAAGGTATTATTCCATTTTCATTCAGATCGAGCTGCACCTGTTTATTAGATCTGTACAATTTATTTCTTGGTCTGTTTCATGCCTGATCTGTCTCACTGTGATGGTGCAATGGCAGAAAATTCCTCTTGTAACGGCCGGTAGACGAGCTGGTGATGCTGAAATTGTTTATGCATCAACAGATAAGGCTGAACGTGAATTGAATTGGAAGTAAGTCTGCTTTTGTTGAAATTGTTGCATTAGTATTACTGTTTTAGTGACAATTGTGGGAATGAAATGATGAAAAGGCATGTAATCGAGTTTGTGTCATGTTAACTCACTATGATTGATACGATATGAACACGACTCATTAATAAATACTAATACGATACAAAAATTAAACGGATTACGTGTGTCTAACTTGTGT
Coding sequences within it:
- the LOC126676975 gene encoding UDP-glucose 4-epimerase 5-like, which encodes MTTNGTILVTGGAGYIGSHTVLQLLLGGYSVVVVDNLDNSSEIALKRVKELAAEHSNSLSFHQVDLRDKPALETIFSQNKFDAVIHFAGLKAVGESVAKPLLYFNNNLVGTIILLEVMAAHGCKKLVFSSSATVYGWPKEVPCTEEFPLSAANPYGRTKLFIEEICRDIYGADPEWKIILLRYFNPVGAHPSGHIGEDPRGIPNNLMPYVQQVAVGRRPHLTVYGTDYSTKDGTGVRDYIHVVDLADGHIAALRKLSDATIGCEVYNLGTGKGTSVLEMVAAFEKASGKKIPLVTAGRRAGDAEIVYASTDKAERELNWKAKYGIDEMCRDQSNWASKNPYGYGSADTTK